The Podospora pseudoanserina strain CBS 124.78 chromosome 7 map unlocalized CBS124.78p_7, whole genome shotgun sequence region TGGGCACTGTATTGGTCGCAGATAGGTCGCATTTCGCTGCAGCGCACGTGTGACCCAATGCAATGGGAGAGAGGTGCAGCGGCAGGGGGGCTAGGTTAGCGCTAACACGCAGCGAGGCTGGAGGGATGGAATGGGGGTGAGGCCTGTATTACTCGGGACCCCAGCTGCACCTCAGCATGATGTGAAGCCGTATGTTTTTGAAGAGGTCGAGATGGATTGCTGCTGTGCCCCGTAGGCTGCGGCAGGTGCTGTGCCCTCACACACCCCGGGCTATGGAGGTGCTGGAGTATGAGGTCGGAGGCCCGGGCGGCCGGTCGGCAGTCCGCTGTGAGTAGGTTGTTGTCTTTAGGTAGCGCTTTTCTCGGTGTGACCAGCCCGGAACTCCTTGAACTGAACCCAGCTTAACCCTCTCCCTTTTCTgttttttataaaataaaaaaaagtagAAGAAAACGGAATACCTGTTCTATTCCATTTTGCTTCTCAGTTCACAAAACCTGTTCATCCCCTATTGGCCCTGTCAATTTGCTGTGGCATGCCTGCAGAATGGTAAGGTTTGAGCTCACCGTCCAGATAGGACGCTCTCGACAATCTTCGCACAGAGCATCTTCCTCTCAGTCCagatcaagatcaagatcacGTACCCGCCATAGTCGCCCCCATTCTCCCGAAGACAGAATCCCTCTAGTTGAACGTGTTCCCCCTCCTGCTCGTGATGATGATCCGGCCTCGATATATCTGCCTCCTTCCCCGACAGACAATACTCCCGAGAAAAAATCTTTACCTTTAGGTCTCCGATCCTCCCATCAACACCTTTCCACGTCCAATAATGAGTCTTTAACGAATGGCCCGCCACCAGCAGACGAGCCGCCGGGCCTGAATCCGAGTCCGAAGCAGGATGGGTCTAGGTCTTACACCGATTTCTCCCCTCTCCGTCGAAAGTTCATCTTGTCTGTTATAACGATTGCTGGATTCTTCGGGCCATTGGCGGGAGGCATATATCTTCCTGCCTTGCCGGTGCTGGAAAAAGAGTTCAATGTTAGCCCAACCGCCATCAATGTGACGGTTTCAGTGTTCATGATGACTTTTGCGTTCGGTGTAAGCCTTtaccctcccccatcccatcaacAGACAACAAAGATGCTGATGTCGTCTACAGCCGCTATTCTGGTCCACTTTTGCAGATTGGAAGGGTCGCCGTCCATTGTACTTGATAAGCCTTGCCATTTACATCTTGGCGAACGTGCTTCTTGCTGTAGTACCAGCAAACTACGGAGCACTGGTGTTTTTGAGGGTCGTGCAGGCGTTTGGCAGTGCTAGTGTTGTTAGCATGGGGGCAGGGACAGTTGCTGACGTGGGTAGATATATTCGCCTTTCTCGTTGCCAACTTGCTAACGTCAGTCCATCCCAGATCACGGAGCCGAAGAAGCGAGCATTCGCAATGAGCATTTTTCTCATGGGCCCTCAATGCGGTCCTGTCCTGGGTCCCGTGTTGGGTGGTGCATTGGCAGAGGCGAACTGGAGATGGATTTTCGGGTTTCTTGGTGTGTTCTTCCCTGCATGATGTGCGTCCGCCAACTAACGAGGTGCCAAAGCGATTTCTAGCGGCATACTTTGGCTTGTgattctctcttctctccctgAGACTCTTCGCGCCCGCGTGGGCGGAGGCCGTATCTACACAGAACGGCCCATCTTCTTTTGGCCCCCTTCCATGTCTTCACCTCTCGCGCCGAGCTGGGAAAGGGgtcctccaccgcccatcccaaccctcaAAGGGTATTGGAACCTGTTCATTTACCCTCCCATCGGCATCGTCAGCTTCAACACTGCTATGCTTTACTCTACCTACTTCGCCATTGCCGTACAACTTCCGACCGAGCTGAGTCAGCGATACAAATGGGGCCCATCGGGAATCGGCGCTGGCTTTCTGGCGGTAGGAATTGCTATGATTGTGGGGAGTTTGCTTGGTGGTAGAGCCTCGGACtggagaagggcgagggCAGCAGAGCAACTGCCAGAGGACACCAAGATTGATCCAGAGTTTAGACTTGTGGACCAGATCTGGGGCGTGTTGATTTGTGTGTTGGGGACTCTGCTgtatggatggatggtggatggTAGCAAACATCCAGCAGCAGTTTTGTTTGCCACATTTTTGAGTATGTACTCCTGTCAGATAACTTCCACCGCAACGTGAAACTAACCAGCGGTATTTAACAGCCGGATTTGGGATGAATTGGGTCTTTGTCACCACTACAGCATTCTTGACCGAATGTGTTGCTCAACAGGCGGCAGGAGCGTTTGCGCTGGGAAACTTGCTGAGAAACCCCGGGGCTGCCATTGTGTCGGTGATAACACCAACACTGGTGGCCAAGATGGGGAGTGGATGGTGCTTTACGGGGCTGGCGGTCTTGGATCTGCTCCTGGTTGGAACTGCGGTTATTGGTACGTGCAACTTGTTGAGTAGCAGAGCTCTGGCTTGAATGGAGAACTAATATTGTTTCTGTAGTTCTCAGACTAAAATGCCCTGGCTGGCGTGCGGATAGGGCGGCCAAGATGCAGCTGGCTGGCAAGAAAGCCGGAGGTCCGGCGGCTGTTCCTTAAGAACGGTCTTTGGCAAGTGGAAAAATATCGGGGCATAAAAAGATAACCCACACGCCTGTCGACGATCTTTCACGGCCTTGCAATTATCTTTGAAGTCTCTCGAAAAACTTAAAAGCCTAATGATTATCTTTCTTCCCCAATCAAAACCTCTATTTTACTGTCCCCACAGCGTGGTTTGGGCAAGCGCACCAGGCTTTGGTTGGGAGATGAAAGATGGCCGAGGAGAGCTGAATGGTCCGATGGACCGGCCATATAATCATTGCTTGGGCTGATGGGCGTTGACTAAGATTGGACAAAATAACTCCTTGCGCATTCTTCTTCATCACTAATGTGACCATCCATGGGTGGATCTTTTTCACCACCCCATCTCACTGCATGCTGGATGCTGATCAGTGACAGGCTTCCCACGAGGCTTCCCACGAGGCTAGAGTGGGTGAGTGGCTACTCAAGGCCTGACTGTCGCATGGCCATCTGAATCCAGAGCGGCGGGATCAACGCAAACGCACATTGACGATCGTAGCACGGTAGTCGGTAGAGCGAGTGTGACAGAAGGCGGAGAAGTTGTCTCCCACAACCACGATCGATATTGCTCgatcctccatccccacaaCTAAAGATATGACCACCTCAACAATGCCCTCAGCGGCATCGGCAACGGAGATGTTGCTTGCGCTCGAGTTCTGACAACTCAGCCCTGCAGCCGAAAACGAAAAAGGAGGGGGCGTGTGCAGAAGAAACAGGTGACCAGGGGGGGTTATCAGATCGCTTGGTCTTTGACGAAGAATGTGGACACACCGCGGCATTTTGGCCAGTTCGGCAGAGGTGTTTAGCCCGTCTGGCTCTTTTCGCTGTTCTTTAGGTAACAGAAGACGCGAGATGTGTCTTTGCAAGCGATTTCGGCTTCGACGGCGGTTCAAGTCGTTGTGGGGCCATTGGTTGTTCCAGCCAATCGCGAGCACCAACCCGATCTGATAACTTTATTTTATCCTCCACCAAGAACACCGTGGTGGGTCCTGTTCCACTGCGCCTTGAAAAAAACGACTGGGTGGAAAAACCATCACACGACGCCAAGTGACTACCCACAATgaaacccctcctccacctgaaCATTTCTCCATGGACTCGATAATCTGCAGGTGTTCATTGTTGGCAACAGCGCGCATGTTCCTAGCATGAGACTGGAGGGGAAACGACCCTTCGATCTCTCTCTTTTGTACCGGTAggctggaggatggcggtaGTCAACAACCGACACGAGGATGCAAAGCATCCACCAGCGGAAACAGAGCCAAAATTGGCGCATGGCCCGTCCCTCTGCATGGTTCTCTCAACTCTCCAGGCTCATCTAGACCAGGATCATGATGGACGGGAACAGTGATGCCACACGTGGCTAATCGATAGTCTGAATGTCGCCGTTGCGTCGCTGCCACCCCAAAGAGCCTGCAGCTGAATTTGGACCTTCTCCAGGGTAACCCGGATGGCGGGACAGTCCAGTCCCCTTCATGTTTTTGTTGGTTCGCTTCCGATCTAACGTTTGGCGTCCCTACATATAACAGTGCTCTCATCCCTGGATTCTGTCATCGGGTCTCTTGCTCGTTCCGGTTGAAGCATACCTTTTCCAAACCACCCAAGCCagctcccccaaacccccagcAAACCGTCAAGATGGTCCACGTcgtcctccccgccctcatTCCCGACATCAAGCGCGTGTATGATTCCTACTTTGCCGCCTTCCACCATGACCCCATGGGCGAGATCATGctcaacatcctcttccccggAGGTAATGTGAACTCACCAGAGTTCCGTGAGGAACACGCCAAGGGTACCCTCGCTTGGTGGCATCAGTCTGATTCCCAATACACCTACAAGTGCGTCGACACCGACAATGGCGACATTGTCGGCATGGGTCTCATGGATGTGATTCTGCGTCGCCGCTCCGTGGAGGAGCGCGCCTTCCAAGGTGTTCCATGGCTCCAAGgcgaggccaaggagcgcGCTGAGAAGGTTCTCAAGCCCCTTCACGACATGCGTGAGCAGCTTTTTGGCGACCAGCAATACATCTGTACGTCTTCCCACGGACCCATTTACGGGATAGAATTGCTAACACGAGATGCTCTTGTCCAGATGCCCACGTCATCGGTGTCCTCCCCGAACACCAGGGCAAGCAGGCCGGTGCCGCCCTTGCTGGCTGGGGTCTCAGCTTCGTCGACTATACCAACCTGCCCATGTACTTTGaggcctcgccctcctcggtCGGCCTCTACGAGAAGCTGGGCTACGAGCGTCTCAAGGAGACCATCGTTCACAAGGCTGAGACGCTCGGCACTGCCACTGATATCTCGGTGCCTCTCATGGTCAAGATGCCCAAGTCTGCCGGTGGCATGAGCTTTTATgagtggaaggagaagggctACCCCAAGTTCAACGCTGCCACTCCGGCCtccaagaagcagaagctcTAAAGGACAGGACCAGTTGGCTTTGTGATGAGTGGAGACGTAACAAATTGCTTCCTTTTGGGTTTCTGGGCGCGGGCTGGCATGGATTATCAGggcgttttgttttgggTTGGGAAGACTGTGTATATAAACAGGTGTTTTGGTCCATGATATTTGGGGGCGGGAAAATGACAGCTTATTGTATCCGTACCTGACTCTGTGGCCAAATTGATGTGTTGCCCTGGAATGCAGCCGACGAAACGAGCATGTCCCGATACCGGCTGGCCGTCAGTGTGCGGATGGCAGGGACGACAGGGACGGCATCCCACGATCAAAACTTTTCTCCTCGGTTGCGGGCGGGTGGGTTGTGGGACCCCTGTCGAGTGCCAAGTCGAATTATCAATCGGACCATGGAGATAATCTTGAGAGCCACCTCTAGGCCCCCCACACCATCCCAGCCGGGATACGGAGAACAGCTCTCTGCAATGCAGCCATGGCACCATGCTGGAGAAAAAAGTGCGCAAAAAGTGCGCTTTTCCACTCCCCTCGCCAGGGGTGTTTATCCAACACTGGTCGGCGGTTGTCTCCTGTTCCGTACCAGATTGCCGTGCTGTCTCCAGTTCTTTCCGACCCTTGCGGCCCATTTTGAGCATGGTGTACCTGGAGGGGTTgcttttgtgtgttttcGACGGGACGGCAGTGAGCATATAGAATGACGTTCTCGGCACCACAGGGTCGCCGACATCCTGCTGGTGAGTGACAGTGCCCAACCCAGACAGTTCCCGCCATGGCCGAAAAACCACCACAGAGGATGACGCTGCTCCATCGGCTGCGAAAGGCCATCCTGTTCCTCAGGCTGGTGGGTTATGGTCTTCGCACGTACTACAACTTCTTTTCCCGCAGTCTGTCGGCCAAGATTGCGAACCGGCTCGCAAAGTCGGACGCATCCATCGGTCCAGACGACGTTAAAAACATTGTCATTGTTGGAGCTGCCTTCTCGGGCCTCTACGCTGCGCGCCTCCTGGCCGGCGCCGTGCCCCGAGATGGCCGCTACCGCATCGTCGTGATCGAGCCAAACAGCCACTTCAACTTCACCTGGGTCTTCCCTCGCTTTTGCGTCGTCGAAGGCCATGAGCACAAAGCCTTCATTCCCTACAGCCCCGACTTTTTTGACATGGGGCCCAAGGGGCTGGTGCAATGGGTACGTGACCGTGTGACCAGTCTCACAAGGGAGAACGTGCTCCTGCGGAGTGGAGAGGTGATCCCGTACGAGTATCTTATCATAG contains the following coding sequences:
- the DTR1 gene encoding Dityrosine transporter 1 (COG:S; EggNog:ENOG503NVV1), which gives rise to MVRFELTVQIGRSRQSSHRASSSQSRSRSRSRTRHSRPHSPEDRIPLVERVPPPARDDDPASIYLPPSPTDNTPEKKSLPLGLRSSHQHLSTSNNESLTNGPPPADEPPGLNPSPKQDGSRSYTDFSPLRRKFILSVITIAGFFGPLAGGIYLPALPVLEKEFNVSPTAINVTVSVFMMTFAFGPLFWSTFADWKGRRPLYLISLAIYILANVLLAVVPANYGALVFLRVVQAFGSASVVSMGAGTVADITEPKKRAFAMSIFLMGPQCGPVLGPVLGGALAEANWRWIFGFLAISSGILWLVILSSLPETLRARVGGGRIYTERPIFFWPPSMSSPLAPSWERGPPPPIPTLKGYWNLFIYPPIGIVSFNTAMLYSTYFAIAVQLPTELSQRYKWGPSGIGAGFLAVGIAMIVGSLLGGRASDWRRARAAEQLPEDTKIDPEFRLVDQIWGVLICVLGTLLYGWMVDGSKHPAAVLFATFLTGFGMNWVFVTTTAFLTECVAQQAAGAFALGNLLRNPGAAIVSVITPTLVAKMGSGWCFTGLAVLDLLLVGTAVIVLRLKCPGWRADRAAKMQLAGKKAGGPAAVP
- a CDS encoding uncharacterized protein (EggNog:ENOG503NW2D; COG:S); the protein is MVHVVLPALIPDIKRVYDSYFAAFHHDPMGEIMLNILFPGGNVNSPEFREEHAKGTLAWWHQSDSQYTYKCVDTDNGDIVGMGLMDVILRRRSVEERAFQGVPWLQGEAKERAEKVLKPLHDMREQLFGDQQYIYAHVIGVLPEHQGKQAGAALAGWGLSFVDYTNLPMYFEASPSSVGLYEKLGYERLKETIVHKAETLGTATDISVPLMVKMPKSAGGMSFYEWKEKGYPKFNAATPASKKQKL